The following are from one region of the Paenalkalicoccus suaedae genome:
- a CDS encoding GNAT family N-acetyltransferase codes for MIRKLKKSELEASIRMSEFAFQYDMTDKERQERLGEMKAEQTLVIEEDGQIVSKLTVLPLYTYLHGLMIPMGGVSGVVTLPEHRRRGHVAKLLHHAFSQMKQEGQLLSFLYPFSVPFYRRFGYELFADQQKITLTRAQLPAKQPYKGSYQVVEKGQAIELLDKVYQEWATDKNGPLVRDKKWWKQSIFKRKKGRMVVYKNDNDTPRGYMIYEVKNDHMTVSEIIWLDPEAREALFTLMSQHDSMAETFTLTLAHDEMPFLLPDPKVKREVNSYFMARIIDVESLLTLVRFHFKEGERVLLSIHDELCPWNTGIFQLEASSAPPTKVTRISDREHEESLSSCLLLDIQTLAVIILNAHRPHALYKEGLIRGDKGAVDILERATPNKEVFFYDFF; via the coding sequence ATGATTCGAAAGCTTAAAAAAAGCGAGTTAGAAGCATCTATACGAATGAGTGAATTTGCCTTTCAATATGATATGACCGACAAAGAGCGCCAAGAGCGCTTAGGTGAAATGAAAGCAGAGCAAACACTCGTGATCGAAGAAGATGGACAGATCGTATCAAAGCTTACTGTTTTGCCACTTTATACGTATTTACATGGACTCATGATTCCTATGGGCGGCGTCTCAGGAGTTGTTACGTTACCTGAGCATCGCCGTCGTGGGCATGTAGCTAAACTGTTGCATCACGCTTTTAGTCAAATGAAGCAGGAAGGCCAACTGCTAAGCTTTTTATATCCATTTTCTGTCCCATTTTATCGTCGATTTGGCTATGAGCTTTTTGCCGATCAGCAAAAAATTACGCTTACTCGCGCGCAGCTACCAGCTAAGCAACCGTATAAGGGGAGCTATCAGGTTGTGGAGAAGGGGCAGGCAATCGAGCTACTAGATAAGGTGTATCAGGAGTGGGCTACTGATAAAAATGGTCCATTGGTACGTGATAAAAAGTGGTGGAAGCAAAGTATTTTTAAGCGTAAAAAAGGACGTATGGTTGTTTATAAGAATGACAATGATACGCCTCGCGGCTATATGATTTATGAGGTAAAAAATGATCATATGACTGTAAGTGAGATCATTTGGCTCGACCCAGAAGCTAGAGAAGCTCTCTTTACGTTAATGAGTCAGCACGATTCGATGGCTGAGACGTTTACGTTAACTCTAGCTCACGACGAAATGCCGTTTTTACTTCCAGATCCGAAAGTAAAACGGGAAGTGAATTCCTACTTTATGGCACGAATTATTGATGTAGAATCGCTTTTAACATTAGTACGATTTCATTTTAAAGAAGGTGAGCGCGTCTTACTCTCCATCCATGATGAGCTTTGTCCATGGAATACGGGTATTTTCCAATTAGAGGCATCCTCTGCCCCACCGACGAAGGTCACGCGAATTAGCGATCGGGAGCATGAAGAGTCCCTCTCCTCTTGTCTGCTTCTTGATATTCAAACGCTCGCTGTCATCATTTTAAACGCACATCGTCCGCATGCTTTGTACAAAGAAGGATTGATTCGAGGTGATAAGGGAGCGGTGGATATTTTAGAGCGGGCTACACCTAATAAAGAAGTCTTCTTTTATGATTTCTTTTAA
- a CDS encoding lysine N(6)-hydroxylase/L-ornithine N(5)-oxygenase family protein, which produces MDNLYDIIGIGIGPSNLGMAALLEDQEDVKALFFDESPTFQWHPGMLIEGADLQVPFLADLVTFADPTSRFTFLNYIHEKGRMFSFFFFNRFDIPRREYNDYAKWVADKLSSLQFGRKVTDLIDHKDHYEIKVEDSETQMTSHYFAKHIVVGTGTTPMIPKDLEGFPEEDVLHTSQYHFHEKTLMEADRILVVGSGQSAAEVFLERLQQQGHTTNLYWLTRSSGFFQLEAGKLGQEVFSPDYIDYFQALPFKKRVEELPNLSQLRNGVEQATLHQIYDLLYHRSVAGEPTNSTLQTNSEITSLKKVDEGYVATCYQSQLEQSFELKVDKVILGTGYKPNIPAFLKDFYDKVEFEDEDRFKVTRDYKLVFKDSRKHQIYSLTNLEHSHGAGATNLALSVHRNIVIINEIAGRELYKDVRDNVFQSFHIEQENGQ; this is translated from the coding sequence ATGGACAATTTATACGATATTATTGGAATAGGAATTGGACCATCCAATTTAGGAATGGCGGCTTTACTTGAAGACCAAGAGGATGTAAAAGCACTCTTTTTTGATGAATCTCCTACCTTCCAGTGGCATCCTGGTATGCTCATTGAAGGCGCTGATTTACAAGTTCCCTTTCTTGCCGATCTTGTAACATTTGCCGATCCGACAAGCCGCTTTACTTTTTTAAACTACATTCACGAAAAAGGTAGAATGTTTTCTTTCTTCTTTTTTAATCGATTTGATATTCCACGAAGAGAGTACAACGACTATGCGAAGTGGGTTGCTGACAAGCTTTCGAGCCTTCAGTTTGGTCGTAAGGTAACCGACCTAATTGATCACAAAGACCACTACGAAATTAAAGTCGAAGACAGTGAAACACAAATGACTAGTCATTACTTTGCCAAACATATCGTCGTTGGAACGGGTACTACACCAATGATTCCAAAAGACCTTGAAGGCTTTCCGGAGGAAGACGTACTGCACACAAGTCAATATCATTTTCATGAAAAGACGCTCATGGAAGCAGATCGTATTTTAGTTGTAGGCTCCGGTCAGAGCGCAGCGGAGGTATTCCTCGAGCGGCTACAGCAGCAGGGTCACACGACAAATCTCTATTGGCTCACGAGATCCTCAGGCTTCTTTCAACTGGAGGCAGGTAAGCTAGGTCAGGAGGTATTCTCACCGGACTATATTGATTATTTTCAAGCTCTCCCTTTCAAAAAACGGGTAGAGGAGCTCCCAAATTTATCGCAGCTTCGTAATGGTGTGGAGCAAGCTACGCTTCATCAAATATATGACCTTTTATATCATCGTTCCGTAGCTGGTGAGCCGACTAATTCCACGCTACAAACGAATAGTGAGATCACGTCTCTAAAAAAGGTTGACGAAGGTTATGTAGCAACCTGTTACCAATCACAGCTTGAGCAAAGCTTTGAGCTTAAAGTAGATAAGGTGATTTTAGGTACAGGCTATAAGCCTAATATTCCAGCGTTCTTAAAAGATTTTTATGACAAAGTAGAGTTTGAAGACGAAGATCGCTTTAAGGTAACACGCGACTATAAGCTTGTCTTTAAGGATTCGCGTAAGCACCAAATTTATTCCTTAACAAACCTCGAACATTCACATGGTGCGGGTGCAACTAATCTAGCTTTAAGCGTACACCGAAACATTGTTATCATCAACGAAATAGCTGGACGTGAGCTTTACAAAGACGTTCGTGATAATGTGTTTCAATCGTTTCATATTGAGCAGGAAAATGGACAGTAG
- a CDS encoding aldehyde dehydrogenase → MQDLVKALIKKQKNYYYSGETRKISFRKKQLNLLKAAVQKREQEIKDALKKDLNKGEFEAYLTEIGFFFSELKDMQKNMDYWASPQKQKSPLTHLGSKSFVYKEPYGVTLIISPWNYPFQLTMAPLIGAIAAGNTAIIKPSELTPNTSMVIRDIIASTFPEEYIAVVEGNAEVSKALLNEKVDYIFFTGSKSIGREVMAQASKHLTPLTLELGGKNPTIIAEDANLKLAAKRIVWGKFMNAGQTCVAPDYILIHESRRRKFLKLLIQNIKKFVGEDSKWKRNYTKIVSDGHFDRLVKLIDQEKVVHGGSADQESRIIEPTIMMDVTLEDAVMEDEIFGPILPILSYQYEHEIIDIVRQHPNPLSLYLFTESSDTEDFILNNIGFGGGCVNDVMMHITTPYLPFGGIGESGHGAYHGKHTFDTFTHQKSILKQTTSFDLPIRYGNSANTIKTLKKMWE, encoded by the coding sequence ATGCAGGATTTAGTGAAGGCGCTCATTAAAAAACAAAAAAACTATTATTACAGTGGCGAAACACGAAAGATATCATTCCGTAAAAAGCAACTTAACTTATTAAAAGCCGCTGTTCAAAAACGAGAGCAAGAAATTAAAGATGCCTTAAAAAAGGATTTAAATAAAGGAGAATTTGAAGCATATTTGACGGAAATTGGCTTCTTTTTTTCCGAATTAAAAGATATGCAAAAAAATATGGACTACTGGGCTTCACCTCAAAAACAGAAGTCTCCATTAACACATTTAGGAAGCAAAAGTTTTGTGTATAAAGAGCCGTATGGGGTTACGCTTATAATCAGCCCATGGAATTATCCATTCCAGTTGACGATGGCACCACTCATCGGTGCTATTGCTGCTGGGAATACAGCTATTATTAAACCTTCTGAACTAACACCTAATACGAGCATGGTCATAAGAGATATTATTGCATCTACTTTCCCCGAGGAATATATTGCAGTTGTAGAAGGGAACGCAGAGGTTTCGAAAGCTCTCTTAAATGAGAAGGTCGACTACATTTTCTTCACGGGAAGCAAGAGCATTGGGCGTGAGGTAATGGCGCAGGCGTCCAAGCATTTAACCCCTTTAACGCTCGAATTGGGCGGAAAGAATCCGACAATTATTGCAGAGGATGCTAATCTGAAGCTTGCCGCTAAGCGAATCGTGTGGGGGAAATTTATGAACGCTGGGCAAACGTGCGTTGCCCCTGATTATATTCTTATTCATGAATCTAGGCGTAGAAAGTTTTTAAAGCTTTTAATTCAAAACATTAAAAAGTTTGTCGGAGAAGACTCAAAATGGAAGCGGAACTATACGAAAATAGTCAGCGACGGGCACTTTGACAGGCTTGTAAAGTTAATTGATCAAGAGAAGGTCGTGCATGGAGGAAGTGCGGATCAGGAGTCGCGCATCATAGAACCAACGATAATGATGGACGTCACACTTGAAGATGCAGTGATGGAGGATGAAATTTTTGGTCCGATTTTACCGATTTTGTCCTATCAGTATGAGCACGAGATTATTGATATAGTCCGCCAGCACCCAAATCCACTATCTTTATATTTATTTACCGAGTCAAGTGACACAGAGGACTTTATCTTAAATAATATTGGCTTTGGTGGGGGCTGTGTCAACGATGTAATGATGCATATCACAACACCTTACTTACCTTTCGGTGGTATTGGAGAGAGCGGACACGGAGCTTATCACGGAAAGCATACGTTTGATACATTTACGCATCAGAAAAGTATTTTAAAACAGACAACATCGTTCGATTTACCTATTAGGTACGGGAACTCAGCGAATACAATTAAAACATTAAAAAAGATGTGGGAGTAA
- a CDS encoding LLM class flavin-dependent oxidoreductase, with the protein MKLSILDQSPVAQGQTATQALKHTLDLAQKAEKWGYHRFWISEHHDSESLAGTTPEILLSHIGAHTSSIRLGSGGVMLPHYSPFKVAENFKMLEALYPDRIDAGMGRAPGGMPRATLALSEGNPRHAERFPTQIDDLLRYLRGEPIPEYPYGGAKAAPIVDTPPPVWILGSSGSSAQLAAQKGLPYTFAHFINADGGERFVNHYVNNFTPSEQAEKPQHMVAVFVVCADTDEQANYIASSLDLTMLQLEKGMPLHGTPDPAQASQYEFTPYELSRVEENRRRMIIGGPEIVKAELEDYAKRYQTDEVMVCTITYDHQDRLRSYELISEMF; encoded by the coding sequence ATGAAACTTAGTATACTTGATCAGTCGCCTGTAGCCCAAGGTCAAACGGCAACGCAGGCTCTGAAACATACATTAGATTTAGCACAAAAAGCAGAGAAGTGGGGATACCATCGCTTTTGGATCTCCGAGCATCATGACTCTGAATCTCTAGCTGGAACGACGCCTGAAATTCTGCTCTCACATATAGGAGCTCATACGTCTTCAATAAGACTCGGTAGCGGAGGCGTTATGCTACCGCACTATAGTCCATTTAAGGTTGCGGAGAACTTTAAAATGCTTGAAGCCCTATACCCTGATCGAATAGATGCTGGAATGGGGCGTGCGCCAGGTGGTATGCCTCGCGCTACGCTAGCATTAAGTGAAGGGAACCCACGCCATGCGGAGCGTTTTCCAACTCAAATAGATGACCTTTTACGTTATTTACGCGGCGAGCCAATCCCAGAATATCCATATGGTGGTGCTAAAGCAGCACCGATTGTAGACACACCACCACCGGTATGGATTCTAGGATCAAGTGGCTCTAGTGCGCAGCTCGCTGCACAAAAAGGTCTTCCGTATACGTTTGCGCATTTTATCAATGCAGACGGGGGAGAGCGTTTCGTTAATCATTACGTAAATAACTTTACGCCGAGTGAACAAGCAGAGAAGCCACAGCATATGGTCGCAGTGTTTGTCGTGTGTGCGGATACAGATGAGCAGGCAAACTATATTGCCTCCAGTTTGGATCTAACGATGCTACAGCTCGAAAAAGGAATGCCGTTGCACGGTACGCCAGATCCTGCTCAAGCCTCCCAGTATGAATTTACACCATACGAACTTTCGCGAGTAGAAGAAAATCGACGTCGTATGATTATCGGTGGGCCTGAAATAGTGAAGGCAGAGCTTGAGGATTATGCAAAACGTTATCAAACAGATGAAGTGATGGTATGTACCATTACCTATGACCACCAAGATCGATTACGTTCCTACGAGTTAATCTCAGAGATGTTTTAA
- a CDS encoding cryptochrome/photolyase family protein, with protein MKKIHAIWLRNDFRIQDNPAVWNAYNQAEGDDGELLFFFHLHPDFLSSITQSNDYFFQTLQTFREYLKENNIRLQFLHGDPEKAFKKLLDVKGLASVSYAKDYTPFAKKRDELVTEMLRKKEIDVHACRGNYIHEPFEITKKDGTPYKVYTPYSKQWMQQDKNEIIKLEIEELAALSPQKAYLDKEAVAYFDEQVLPKCKRNWKRLGEEEAQKRMKHFLSGRVDHYDDMRDTPSKAGTSRLSPYLRTGAISARQIEQAIARKQSQTKGAETYIKELAWRDFYAMILHHFPETETKEFQEKFRSLDWNKDEDLLQAWKDGKTGFPIVDAGMRQLNAIGWMHNRLRMITASFLTKDFQIDWREGEAYFREKLIDHDPGSNIGGWQWAGSVGTDAVPYFRVFNPTTQSKRFDKEGEYIKKYVPELKDVPKKYIHEPHTMPESVQKEAGCIIGEDYPDPIVDHSEMRKRAIALYEEAKGD; from the coding sequence ATGAAAAAAATTCATGCAATTTGGTTACGCAATGACTTTCGTATTCAAGATAACCCCGCAGTTTGGAATGCCTATAATCAGGCAGAGGGAGATGACGGTGAGCTGTTATTTTTCTTTCACCTTCATCCAGACTTTTTATCCTCTATTACGCAAAGCAACGACTATTTCTTTCAAACGTTACAGACGTTTAGAGAGTATTTAAAAGAGAATAACATTCGTCTTCAATTTTTACATGGAGACCCCGAGAAGGCCTTTAAAAAGCTCTTAGATGTCAAAGGCTTAGCCTCTGTTTCATACGCAAAAGACTATACACCTTTCGCAAAAAAACGTGATGAGCTTGTGACGGAGATGCTTCGTAAAAAAGAGATTGATGTCCACGCATGTCGCGGCAACTATATTCACGAGCCGTTCGAAATAACAAAAAAAGACGGTACTCCATATAAGGTATATACCCCTTATTCCAAACAATGGATGCAGCAGGATAAAAATGAGATAATAAAGCTTGAGATAGAAGAGCTGGCAGCACTCTCCCCTCAAAAAGCTTACTTAGATAAAGAGGCTGTCGCTTATTTTGATGAGCAGGTACTTCCAAAATGTAAAAGGAATTGGAAGCGACTTGGCGAAGAAGAAGCACAAAAAAGAATGAAGCATTTTCTTAGCGGTCGAGTCGATCATTATGACGACATGCGAGATACACCAAGCAAAGCAGGAACGAGCCGACTCTCTCCTTATCTTCGCACCGGTGCTATTTCAGCTAGGCAAATCGAACAGGCGATAGCAAGAAAGCAGTCACAGACAAAAGGTGCTGAGACTTATATAAAAGAGCTCGCTTGGCGTGATTTTTATGCGATGATCCTTCATCACTTCCCTGAGACAGAGACAAAAGAGTTTCAAGAAAAGTTTCGATCATTAGATTGGAACAAAGATGAGGATCTGTTGCAGGCATGGAAGGATGGTAAGACAGGCTTTCCTATAGTAGATGCAGGAATGAGGCAATTAAATGCTATTGGATGGATGCACAATAGACTTCGAATGATCACTGCCTCGTTTTTGACGAAGGACTTTCAAATTGATTGGCGAGAAGGCGAAGCATATTTTCGCGAGAAGTTGATTGACCACGACCCTGGATCAAATATTGGTGGCTGGCAGTGGGCTGGATCGGTTGGTACGGATGCCGTTCCATACTTCCGTGTGTTTAATCCGACTACACAGTCGAAGCGGTTTGATAAAGAGGGAGAATACATTAAAAAATATGTGCCAGAGCTAAAGGACGTGCCTAAAAAGTACATTCATGAGCCTCATACGATGCCTGAGTCCGTGCAAAAAGAAGCAGGTTGTATTATTGGCGAAGACTATCCAGATCCGATTGTCGATCATAGTGAAATGAGAAAACGGGCCATTGCACTTTACGAGGAGGCCAAGGGGGACTGA